The following coding sequences lie in one Cercospora beticola chromosome 9, complete sequence genomic window:
- a CDS encoding uncharacterized protein (antiSMASH:Cluster_8) codes for MPHATVPSPGLQALILCGPGASLTTFTSNPKESSKALIPIANRPMVWYPMDWCHRMGISDITLITPPESKAVLESALATNPALTSLPSPKADIVAPKDLSHESATGELLRLPEVQQAITSDFVILPCDLISELEGTRLIQQWMTLNPLSGTKRKGGLALFYPTQGLEWISHKKDETDFVATVPLDLPVVTPPQGSLRSEIEKVILTMPTDTLNDKIEDAKEIFELRSSLSAKYGLVKMKMKHRDAHVYIFPKWVKDYAAQNTFESISEDVLGWWAKAQWQYGLGEKLGLDEVLGERPTSPQDMEASQIEDDSVDAAALSSTKISVSEHKPRPTFASRVGKSAATAITRPQLDIPPLLAYVQPTPTPTNPQALIRRIDTSHALLNISLYLAKQQAHQLSHEHKVHPTAILEQQARVSQEDSLVAENVKLGMRSIVKESVIGANCDIGAYARLTRCVLMDGVTVGDGVQLVGCIIGRRARIEGTKRQELAPAESAEGEKKRGKRQDDDDEKTRLTDCEVAPGFIVEAGTEAKGEKMTAFEMAESDEEEFDDEDEEDTDA; via the exons ATGCCTCACGCAACTGTGCCCTCGCCGGGCTTGCAGGCGCTCATTCTATGTGGTCCGGGTGCATCATTGACGACTTTCACATCAAATCCCAAAGAGTCCTCAAAAGCTCTCATACCAATCGCAAATCGGCCCATGGTATGGTATCCCATGGACTGGTGCCACCGAATGGGAATTAGTG ACATCACTCTCATCACTCCACCTGAATCAAAAGCAGTGCTGGAATCTGCGCTTGCTACTAATCCTGCTTTGACAAGCTTGCCGTCGCCCAAGGCCGATATCGTGGCGCCGAAAGATCTCAGCCATGAAAGTGCTACTGGTGAACTGCTACGTCTACCTGAAGTACAGCAAGCAATCACATCCGACTTTGTTATCTTGCCCTGCGACTTGATCTCCGAATTGGAAGGTACAAGGCTCATTCAACAATGGATGACATTGAACCCTCTTTCTGGCACGAAACGCAAAGGAGGACTTGCCTTGTTCTATCCTACCCAAGGCCTAGAATGGATCAGTCATAAGAAGGATGAAACAGATTTCGTTGCCACTGTACCACTCGACTTGCCTGTAGTTACTCCTCCACAAGGCTCGTTACGCTCCGAAATCGAGAAGGTGATACTCACCATGCCTACGGATACGCTAAATGACAAGATCGAAGACGCCAAGGAGATCTTTGAGCTTCGATCATCACTCTCGGCGAAGTACGGTCTCGtaaagatgaagatgaagcaccGCGATGCGCACGTCTACATATTTCCCAAATGGGTCAAGGACTACGCAGCTCAGAACACATTCGAGTCAATCAGCGAAGACGTGCTGGGCTGGTGGGCGAAAGCGCAGTGGCAGTATGGTCTGGGCGAAAAACTTGGTCTGGATGAAGTGCTGGGCGAGAGACCGACCTCGCCTCAGGATATGGAGGCTTCTCAGATCGAAGACGACTCAGTCGATGCAGCCGCTCTTTCAAGTACGAAAATCTCGGTCTCAGAACACAAGCCAAGACCCACATTTGCGTCACGAGTTGGCAAGAGCGCGGCTACCGCCATAACAAGACCACAGTTGGACATTCCGCCACTCCTAGCATATGTCCAACCAACGCCGACCCCCACGAATCCACAGGCCCTAATACGGCGTATCGATACTTCACACGCACTCCTCAACATTTCGCTATATCTTGCCAAACAGCAAGCCCATCAGCTATCACATGAGCACAAGGTACACCCGACCGCGATTCTTGAGCAACAAGCTCGCGTTTCCCAGGAAGACTCCCTCGTAGCCGAGAATGTCAAATTGGGCATGCGCAGCATCGTCAAAGAATCTGTCATCGGTGCCAACTGCGACATCGGAGCGTACGCACGACTCACGCGCTGCGTTCTCATGGACGGCGTAACAGTAGGTGATGGTGTTCAACTCGTAGGCTGCATCATTGGTCGACGAGCACGAATCGAAGGAACGAAACGTCAAGAGCTCGCTCCTGCTGAAAGTGCAGAAGGCGAAAAGAAGAGGGGGAAGCGacaagatgacgacgacgagaagacGAGGCTCACGGATTGTGAAGTCGCGCCTGGGTTTATCGTTGAAGCTGGCACAGAGGCAAAGGGCGAAAAGATGACGGCATTCGAAATGGCAGAGTCGGATGAAGAGGAAtttgacgatgaagatgaggaggatacTGATGCTTAG
- a CDS encoding uncharacterized protein (antiSMASH:Cluster_8), with amino-acid sequence MSYDRNIRRTTTTRNSRGRPLYAPPPPPPGSHNRNHSVLGYWVPLVTIGTIAVGGLAAWIWSERSDNDDDHYPHDKPQRPPGPGGPYPTQGAQPYPGGPQAQPPGAGAPGYVPLQEPTQPPPPVSGDVTGASYGGGSASAYYDASSTTSRNVTERNDATFLGRVMRRTPSPQQFFDNASRQVMGGMAAAGKALGSIMEVDSRDHSEERRRLDEREGFSDHERWSEEAEDRQRINTVEKGGKNSGTRDTKGTAKRTVAIVVSADVDDHDTAHEDAFRTEHGSILSHLPEVFKSDNTDLFVLIYAPNLKNLPSTSASSVLGSSYSNISTPAQTPGSELQSISPRIDATHPTFDNLQQQAQALVDHPTKIMPFSTPAGYVSILRHLAPQIVYISDTLSGREGETVAQLKGWVGHTVLVVGDEGHGGLADTETETETEDERKRQKKSDKRWWEHSSIVGLGKEIDVVDAMRVGDDWARRVNGRE; translated from the exons ATGTCGTACGACCGGAACATACGCCGGACGACCACCACACGCAACTCTCGTGGTCGTCCGCTCTatgctccacctcctccgcccccCGGGAGCCACAATCGCAATCACTCCGTCCTCGGCTATTGGGTGCCTCTAGTCACGATTGGAACGATCGCAGTCGGTGGTCTGGCAGCTTGGATATGGAGCGAGCGCAGCGACAACGACGATGACCACTACCCGCACGACAAGCCGCAACGGCCACCCGGACCTGGAGGGCCGTATCCTACACAGGGCGCACAGCCATATCCTGGTGGACCACAAGCGCAGCCTCCAGGTGCTGGAGCTCCAGGCTATGTTCCACTGCAAGAACCGACTCAACCCCCTCCACCTGTGAGCGGAGATGTCACAGGAGCCAGCTACGGCGGAGGATCTGCCAGCGCCTACTACGATGCGAGCTCAACCACGTCGCGGAATGTCACAGAACGCAACGATGCCACATTTCTGGGAAGAGTGATGCGTAGAACGCCTAGTCCGCAGCAGTTCTTCGACAATGCTTCGAGGCAGGTCATGGGCGGCATGGCTGCTGCAGGAAAGGCGCTGGGCAGCATCATGGAGGTAGACAGCAGAGATCACAGCGAGGAGAGGCGACGACTGGATGAACGTGAGGGCTTCAGTGATCATGAAAGGTGgagtgaagaagccgaagataGGCAGAGAATCAATACTGTCGAGAAGGGAGGCAAGAACAGCGGCACAAGAGACACCAAAGGCACAGCGAAGCGCACAGTTGCAATTGTCGTCAGTGCAGATGTGGACGACCATGATACTGCGCATGAAGATGCATTCCGAACTGAGCACGGC TCCATCCTTTCGCATCTTCCAGAGGTCTTCAAGTCCGACAACACTGATCTCTTCGTCCTGATCTACGCTCCCAACCTCAAGAATCTGCCTTCGACCAGCGCATCATCTGTCCTCGGATCCTCATACTCGAACATCTCGACCCCAGCACAAACTCCTGGCAGCGAGCTGCAGTCCATCTCACCCCGCATCGACGCCACGCACCCAACTTTCGATAACCTGCAACAGCAGGCTCAGGCTCTCGTTGATCACCCAACAAAGATCATGCCATTCTCTACTCCAGCCGGCTACGTCAGCATCCTCCGACATCTCGCTCCACAGATCGTCTACATTAGCGACACCCTCTCTGGCCGCGAAGGCGAGACAGTCGCTCAGCTCAAAGGCTGGGTCGGACACACTGTTCTCGTCGTCGGAGACGAAGGCCATGGTGGTCTTGCTGATACCGAGACGGAGACGGAGACTGAGGATGAGAGAaagaggcagaagaagagcgataAGAGATGGTGGGAACACTCGAGCATTGTCGGCCTCGGAAAGGAGATCGACGTTGTTGATGCCATGAGAGTTGGTGATGACTGGGCGAGACGAGTTAATGGACGAGAGTGA
- a CDS encoding uncharacterized protein (antiSMASH:Cluster_8), whose product MTMAASSESKPVSDMAADERASSLQVCKAWKQMIDTSPSLQKGLFFRPTAKPTGDSKANRIANPMMYHIVSDKGFMAEDDHRRFNARFGRRSWQNMFMCQPPVDEVEIPSVHRFSVPPARPETIIRTRYVDSTGVKIGAYGARGPRGIVSLNPPGLEPDSDASWARAETPAHVLQLLGVETEC is encoded by the exons ATGACAATGGCAGCATCCAGCGAGTCCAAGCCGGTGTCCGACATGGCCGCGGACGAG CGTGCCTCTAGTCTGCAAGTCTGCAAGGCGTGGAAGCAGATGATCGATACTTCTCCAAGCCTTCAGAAAGGACTCTTTTTCCGCCCGACTGCAAAGCCGACAGGCGACTCGAAAGCCAATCGAATCGCAAATCCGATGATGTACCACATCGTATCTGACAAAGGCTTCATGGCAGAGGACGATCACAGAAGGTTCAATGCTCGCTTCGGCAGGCGCTCATGGCAGAATATGTTCATGTGTCAACCACCAGtggacgaggtcgagatCCCCAGTGTCCACCGATTCTCTGTACCACCAGCCAGGCCAGAAACTATCATTCGCACGCGCTATGTCGATTCCACTGGCGTCAAAATAGGCGCATACGGTGCTCGCGGTCCACGCGGTATCGTGAGCTTGAATCCGCCAGGACTTGAGCCAGATAGTGACGCGTCATGGGCGCGAGCAGAGACGCCGGCGCACGTTCTGCAGCTTTTGGGTGTAGAAACCGAATGTTGA
- a CDS encoding uncharacterized protein (antiSMASH:Cluster_8), which yields MKSIRPLTSALLNASSRTPAYSCRAACLANATPRTPTHAKQQKRAFFGDSGGNTNPFGSNQTLTAQRTLPYPSAVIYEIISDVASYSQFLPFCQGSIVTKYSAPTAQDGKKYPEEAKLVIGFNDQIKEEFTSRVYCVPGKIVEAVSGNMKSTLSGDEIAHHSPRPENADQDPSRTDTVMAHLLTRWSLKPYPYKPPPTSAVDKENAHRNTEETNPVPSQHKTEVNLAIEFQFSNPLYAAVAGGAAPKVADKMIEAFEQRVKDVMVGKGHARDERPKRL from the coding sequence ATGAAGTCGATACGGCCTCTCACTTCTGCCCTGCTCAATGCCAGCTCACGAACACCTGCTTACAGCTGCCGAGCTGCCTGCTTAGCCAACGCGACACCACGAACTCCCACGCACGCGAAACAGCAAAAACGAGCTTTCTTCGGCGATTCAGGCGGAAACACCAACCCATTCGGCTCGAATCAAACCCTCACAGCCCAACGCACGCTGCCCTACCCATCCGCCGTAATCTACGAAATCATCTCCGACGTCGCATCCTACAGCCAATTCCTCCCCTTCTGCCAAGGCAGCATCGTAACAAAATACTCCGCCCCAACAGCTCAAGATGGCAAAAAATACCCCGAAGAAGCCAAACTAGTCATCGGCTTCAACGACCAAATCAAAGAAGAATTCACCTCAAGAGTCTACTGCGTCCCCGGCAAAATCGTCGAAGCAGTCTCAGGAAACATGAAAAGCACACTCTCCGGAGATGAAATCGCACACCATAGTCCTCGACCTGAGAATGCCGATCAGGATCCGAGCAGGACGGATACGGTCATGGCGCATTTGTTGACGAGGTGGTCGTTGAAGCCTTATCCGTATAAACCTCCGCCGACGAGTGCGGTGGATAAGGAGAATGCGCATAGGAATACGGAAGAGACGAATCCGGTGCCGAGTCAGCATAAGACGGAGGTGAATTTGGCGATTGAGTTTCAGTTTTCGAATCCGTTGTATGCGGCTGTTGCTGGAGGGGCGGCGCCAAAGGTTGCGGATAAGATGATTGAGGCGTTTGAGCAGAGGGTGAAGGATGTTATGGTTGGGAAGGGGCATGCGAGGGATGAGAGGCCGAAGAGGTTGTGA
- a CDS encoding uncharacterized protein (BUSCO:EOG09263IT0~antiSMASH:Cluster_8), whose translation MAASGDQNVEMPLRQKQPKAQLTKGMEHIRKYVTVQETTPTDQATAGEDAYGVPATYEPIRKPATDSKNNPEKRSDPFQFGSRYLEEGDDIFAHNAWDHVAVDPEYNDFIEQQTIFQRENQVSDFDKKRFNEKPEKWWDKFYSNNQANFFKDRKWLVQEFPILGEVTQEGYGPVTVLEVGAGAGNTAFPVLANNRNAELRLHACDYSKKAIEVIRSQPAYKDQETAVLQADVWDAAGTELPPGLGAESVDVIVMIFIFSALAPDQWAQAVENAYRLLKPGGEILFRDYGRGDLAQVRFKKGRYLDENFYCRGDGTRVYFFEEQELRDIWEGRRQTQAPSGRDGHDGQAQGSGVIEGSIKDAARFDIVNLAVDRRMLVNRQRKLKMYRCWMQGRFRKPVDEDNVGARSRIFRDGDGAREGGAVPVP comes from the coding sequence ATGGCAGCCTCTGGTGATCAAAATGTCGAGATGCCGTTGCGGCAGAAGCAGCCGAAAGCGCAACTCACGAAAGGCATGGAACACATCCGAAAATATGTGACTGTGCAGGAAACAACGCCCACAGATCAAGCGACAGCAGGGGAGGATGCATATGGAGTGCCCGCCACATACGAACCTATTCGGAAGCCAGCGACGGACTCGAAGAACAATCCGGAGAAGCGGAGTGATCCATTCCAGTTCGGCTCTCGATAcctggaagaaggcgacgacATTTTCGCACACAATGCATGGGACCACGTCGCTGTCGATCCGGAATACAACGACTTCATTGAGCAGCAAACGATATTTCAACGAGAGAACCAGGTGTCTGATTTCGACAAGAAGCGATTCAACGAGAAGCCAGAGAAGTGGTGGGATAAGTTCTACAGCAATAATCAGGCCAATTTCTTCAAGGACCGAAAATGGTTGGTGCAGGAATTTCCTATTCTTGGCGAAGTCACGCAGGAAGGCTATGGGCCCGTTACTGTGCTCGAGGTGGGCGCAGGCGCCGGGAACACAGCTTTTCCAGTGCTGGCGAATAATCGAAATGCTGAATTGAGACTGCATGCGTGCGACTATAGCAAGAAGGCGATTGAGGTGATCAGGTCTCAGCCAGCATACAAGGACCAGGAGACAGCTGTGCTCCAGGCTGATGTGTGGGACGCTGCGGGGACAGAGTTACCACCAGGACTCGGAGCAGAGTCCGTGGACGTGATTGTGATGATTTTCATCTTCAGCGCTCTGGCCCCCGATCAATGGGCGCAGGCCGTCGAAAATGCCTATCGACTGCTCAAACCTGGCGGGGAGATCTTGTTTCGCGACTACGGCCGCGGCGATCTCGCGCAGGTACGCTTCAAAAAGGGACGCTACCTAGACGAGAACTTCTACTGCAGAGGCGATGGAACACGCGTCTACTTTTTCGAGGAGCAGGAATTGAGAGACATCTGGGAGGGCCGCCGGCAAACGCAGGCACCGAGCGGGCGTGACGGCCACGATGGTCAAGCTCAGGGTAGTGGTGTCATCGAGGGCTCGATAAAGGATGCAGCCCGGTTCGACATCGTCAACCTCGCTGTAGATCGACGCATGCTCGTGAATCGACAGCGTAAGTTGAAGATGTATCGTTGTTGGATGCAAGGACGTTTTCGCAAGCCTGTTGACGAGGACAACGTCGGCGCGCGAAGCAGGATCTTCCGCGACGGTGATGGGGCGCGGGAAGGAGGTGCCGTCCCCGTGCCGTAG
- a CDS encoding uncharacterized protein (antiSMASH:Cluster_8), which produces MAHDSELSVANIASVAEGVLMSPRGPPSSVGASELGRLALGRPGSRDSEMVTTRSGAKREAASKGEKARSSAGPSKKKGQEKASSSKTTRKSGRTSKSAAAQDDPDDSDDDDDPDDSDKSEDEGTGGVEQAVLKLALIHEPSHHSWAEFRSPDTRRSLESTIYRNIHMQHARKYRTAADLAPLMAVAPVGGRDWSEIMASKMWRRWHSILEEYRRYINPDSAGGNDVDTTIESIRRLFHAVEDTLRQFPGMPDNAKQQLGGIFLRVFQTFPVYKDSNRPQGAPSYAGGSTQFEYNLLFRFAALKASWLQCLEVLRRLHGAGYAGLFHARQEDWAGVHRDMYHVLGTAGWPRDSGEFITVLHRILTALGVAIAPIPTS; this is translated from the exons ATGGCCCACGACTCAGAGTTATCTGTTGCGAATATCGCATCGGTTGCGGAAGGAGTACTCATGTCCCCTCGCGGCCCTCCGAGCTCAGTGGGCGCCTCAGAACTGGGACGACTGGCACTTGGTAGACCCGGATCGCGGGATAGCGAGATGGTGACCACGAGATCTGGCGCAAAGAGGGAGGCAGCGTCAAAGGGGGAGAAAGCGCGAAGTTCAGCCGGgccgtcgaagaagaaggggcaAGAAAAAGCCTCATCGTCGAAAACTACGAGAAAGTCTGGTCGGACGTCAAAGTCAGCGGCCGCTCAAGATGATCCGGACGacagtgatgatgacgacgacccGGACGACAGTGACAAAAGCGAAGACGAGGGTACGGGAGGTGTGGAGCAGGCGGTCCTCAAGCTCGCCTTGATACACGAACCATCTCACCACAGCTGGGCCGAGTTTCGATCTCCAGACACGAGAAGGTCACTAGAGAG CACCATCTATCGAAATATTCATATGCAACATGCAAGAAAATACAGAACGGCCGCTGACCTGGCGCCTCTCATGGCCGTGGCACCAGTTGGTGGGCGCGACTGGTCTGAAATAATGGCCAGCAAAatgtggcggcggtggcactCGATTCTCGAAGAGTACCGCAGGTACATCAACCCCGATAGCGCAGGGGGTAACGATGTGGATACGACAATCGAAAGTATTCGCCGACTCTTTCACGCCGTGGAGGACACTTTGCGCCAATTCCCTGGTATGCCTGACAATGCGAAGCAGCAACTCGGTGGCATCTTCTTACGCGTATTCCAAACATTCCCGGTGTACAAGGACAGTAATCGACCGCAAGGAGCGCCGTCCTACGCCGGTGGATCGACGCAGTTCGAGTATAACCTCCTGTTTCGCTTCGCAGCGCTCAAGGCCAGCTGGTTGCAGTGTTTGGAGGTTCTGCGTCGACTACACGGGGCTGGTTATGCGGGATTGTTCCACGCCCGACAGGAGGATTGGGCGGGTGTACATCGTGATATGTATCATGTGCTCGGGACCGCAGGCTGGCCACGCGACAGTGGAGAGTTCATCACCGTGTTGCATCGGATCTTGACAGCTCTGGGAG TTGCCATTGCGCCGATCCCAACCAGTTGA
- a CDS encoding uncharacterized protein (antiSMASH:Cluster_8), with protein MTKFTAGVLLSMLSCATAFPAIAEMGAVLQRREEPPPRAPAGRLDRPNTGRPPSGFNAEDQYVDVTDGGPNRFIAPSGADIRGQCPGLNAAANHGFISRNGITTITEAIDGLGRAYMMAPDLAGFLAIIAVGIAGDPLTQRWSIGSAFTPAVPLFPARGILGTHNKYEGDASIMRGDAYLNNGSPGVLQLRSFQHMYDLGETFGFNEAAAQSDYNTRWSILNNPYYFSAPFSGAVAPAAHNLVINLMSNHSAEVPGGTLTRETLMSFFSITGTSGNFVHNRGRDRIPLNWYRRATLDAHTIPDVLVDLVAINSIYPGILRFGGNTGTANSFAGVDLQNFTNGAYNLQTLAEGNNGACFLLQASLAGLPDAAAPALGAVGSVLGWALQQLGPLAQRFGCPQLRSFNNDLFNAFPGASYTGSGR; from the exons ATGACGAAGTTCACAGCCGGCGTGCTTCTGTCCATGCTCTCATGCGCGACGGCCTTTCCAGCCATCGCAGAGATGGGCGCAGTCTTGCAAAGGCGAGAGGAGCCTCCACCGCGTGCGCCTGCAGGCAGACTCGATCGCCCGAACACCGGACGGCCACCGAGTGGATTCAATGCCGAGGACCAATACGTCGATGTCACGGATGGTGGCCCAAATCGTTTCATTGCACCCTCTGGGGCTGACATACGTGGCCAATGTCCCGGTCTGAACGCTGCGGCCAATCATGGCTTCATTTCC AGGAATGGCATCACAACGATCACCGAAG CTATTGATGGCCTTGGAAGGGCATACATGATGGCTCCCGATCTTGCTGGCTTTTTGGCAATTATAGCAGTGGGCATTGCGGGTGACCCTCTCACACAGAGATGGTCTATCGGTAGTGCTTTCACGCCCGCGGTGCCGTTGTTCCCAGCCAGAGGCATCCTCGGCACGCACAATAAATACGAAGGAGACGCATCCATCATGCGA GGAGATGCATATCTCAACAACGGAAGCCCAGGCGTCCTCCAACTTCGGTCCTTCCAGCACATGTACGATCTTGGCGAGACTTTTGGTTTCAACGAAGCTGCAGCCCAGTCCGACTACAATACCCGCTGGTCGATCCTCAACAACCCGTACTATTTCTCTGCTCCCTTTTCCGGTGCTGTCGCGCCAGCCGCTCACAATCTGGTCATCAATCTCATGTCGAACCACAGCGCCGAGGTTCCAGGTGGCACATTGACACGCGAGACTTTAATGTCATTCTTCTCGATCACTGGCACGTCTGGAAACTTCGTGCACAATCGTGGTCGCGATCGGATCCCATTGAATTGGTATCGTCGAGCAACCCTTGATGCGCACACCATTCCGGACGTCCTTGTCGACCTGGTGGCGATAAATTCCATCTATCCTGGAATTCTTCGATTTGGCGGAAACACGGGTACAGCGAACAGCTTCGCTGGTGTTGATCTGCAGAATTTCACCAATGGCGCGTACAATTTGCAGACACTCGCAGAAGGCAACAATGGTGCTTGCTTCCTCCTTCAGGCCTCTCTCGCTGGTCTCCCAGATGCTGCCGCACCTGCGCTTGGCGCTGTTGGTTCCGTACTCGGCTGggctctgcagcagcttggTCCGCTTGCACAAAGATTCGGATGTCCACAGCTCAGATCGTTCAACAATGACCTGTTCAACGCATTCCCAGGTGCGAGCTATACCGGCTCAGGCAGATAG
- a CDS encoding uncharacterized protein (antiSMASH:Cluster_8), with translation MSTGESSSAASMEDDWSNVTNPNERRKIQNRIAQRKFREKARLQREEAERRYENEQRASASYCAPEPEDVDNAEEPGLPWGSFSMRHVIRTGKEKERTSRETSLDAALSKGSTRLGLNLLDQYARGSPAWTAWRVKASGPPLQQLPLPPPIEMMLGSNVPDR, from the exons ATGTCCACGGGAGAGTCAAGCTCGGCCGCCTCCATGGAGGACGACTGGAGCAACGTGACAAACCCCAACGAGCGCCGCAAGATCCAGAATCGCATCGCGCAACGCAAGTTCA GAGAGAAGGCCCGGCTGCaacgcgaagaagcagaacgaCGATACGAAAACGAACAGCGAGCATCTGCCTCATACTGCGCCCCAGAACCGGAAGACGTCGACAACGCCGAAGAACCAGGCCTGCCTTGGGGGTCATTCTCCATGCGCCACGTCATCAGAACCGGCAAAGAGAAGGAACGGACATCAAGAGAGACGTCTCTCGACGCCGCGCTTAGCAAAGGGTCGACGAG actcGGACTCAACTTGCTCGATCAGTATGCGCGAGGTTCTCCCGCATGGACTGCGTGGAGGGTCAAAGCGAGTGGACCGCCACTACAGCAGCTGCCGCTACCGCCGCCGATTGAGATGATGCTTGGATCCAATGTGCCAGATCGATGA